One part of the Deinococcus aquaedulcis genome encodes these proteins:
- a CDS encoding ABC transporter permease: MTTLDHAGPGRPARGPSRWVALGWQLLGLVLILGVWWLLTDVLKLYPPYVFPGPKAVWTEISYGLWGSGPQDGKLLSAIGGSLRRMLTGYLIAVALGVLVGLLMGAWRPLRTTLGAYLTGIQSVPSIAFVPFAILFFGLNERAALAVVILEGFIPMALAVSGALLNVPPALRVAGRTLGANSLGLTLRVLLPASLPNILTGLRTAWSFAWRALVGGELLIGGVASLGEQLEVGRNTANVALVLATIIIIGLIGGLFDALLRTFEGRVRRDYGLEVPQ; the protein is encoded by the coding sequence ATGACCACGCTTGACCATGCGGGCCCTGGCCGCCCGGCGCGCGGCCCCTCGCGCTGGGTGGCGCTGGGCTGGCAACTGCTGGGCCTCGTGCTGATTCTGGGCGTGTGGTGGCTGCTCACCGACGTGCTGAAGCTGTACCCGCCCTACGTGTTTCCGGGGCCCAAGGCGGTCTGGACCGAGATCAGCTACGGGCTGTGGGGCAGTGGCCCGCAGGACGGCAAATTGCTGTCGGCCATCGGCGGCAGCCTGCGCCGGATGCTGACCGGCTACCTGATCGCGGTGGCGCTGGGGGTACTGGTGGGCCTGCTGATGGGCGCGTGGCGGCCCCTGCGCACCACCCTGGGCGCGTACCTGACGGGCATTCAGAGCGTGCCCAGCATTGCCTTTGTGCCGTTTGCCATTCTGTTTTTCGGCCTGAATGAACGCGCCGCGCTGGCCGTGGTGATTCTGGAAGGGTTCATTCCCATGGCCCTGGCGGTGTCGGGCGCGCTGCTGAACGTGCCGCCCGCCCTGCGCGTGGCCGGGCGCACGCTGGGAGCAAACTCGCTGGGCCTGACCCTGCGGGTGCTGCTGCCCGCCTCGCTGCCCAACATCCTGACCGGGCTGCGCACTGCCTGGAGCTTCGCGTGGCGGGCCCTGGTGGGCGGGGAACTCCTGATCGGCGGGGTCGCCAGCCTGGGCGAGCAGCTGGAAGTGGGCCGCAACACAGCCAACGTGGCGCTGGTGCTGGCCACCATCATCATCATTGGCCTGATTGGCGGCCTGTTTGACGCCCTGCTGCGCACCTTCGAGGGCCGGGTGCGCCGCGACTACGGCCTGGAGGTGCCACAATGA